From a region of the uncultured Jannaschia sp. genome:
- a CDS encoding DNA recombination protein RmuC — translation MTVDLGDPLVIGGGAAALVMLVLIVLVAVLTARLGDMARGQAHLAGTLGALRDQQRAGDAQVGDALGASAEKTAQALGDLQRRLATIDAAQTKIEALSADVLGLQDILTNKQTRGAFGEIQLRDIVERALPPDGFTWQATLSNGRRADCLIHMPDPPGPLVIDAKFPLESYEALIADPKDARAVTGFRAAIRTHVRAIAAKYILPGETAEGACMFLPSEAIHAELHANHAEVVREAFGLRVWIVSPTTTMATLNTLRAILKDHRMREQAGAIRAALAALHRDVELIVERAGKLETHFDQARRDVEGITTAAERAGKRADRLDAFDFAEEPAPAPPRLAPVIRRG, via the coding sequence ATGACCGTCGACCTGGGCGACCCTCTGGTGATCGGCGGGGGCGCGGCGGCGCTGGTGATGCTGGTGCTGATCGTGCTGGTCGCGGTCCTGACCGCGCGGCTGGGCGACATGGCGCGGGGACAGGCGCATCTGGCGGGCACGTTGGGCGCGCTGCGCGACCAGCAGCGGGCGGGCGACGCACAGGTGGGCGACGCGCTGGGCGCCTCGGCCGAGAAGACGGCGCAAGCGCTGGGCGACCTGCAACGACGGCTGGCCACCATCGACGCGGCGCAGACCAAGATCGAAGCGCTCTCTGCAGACGTGCTGGGCCTGCAGGACATCCTGACGAACAAGCAGACGCGCGGCGCGTTCGGCGAGATCCAGCTCCGCGATATCGTCGAGCGCGCGCTGCCGCCCGACGGGTTCACCTGGCAGGCCACGCTGTCGAACGGGCGCCGCGCGGATTGCCTGATCCACATGCCCGATCCGCCGGGGCCGCTGGTAATCGACGCGAAGTTCCCGCTGGAGAGCTACGAGGCGCTGATCGCCGACCCGAAGGACGCGCGGGCGGTCACCGGTTTCCGCGCCGCGATCCGGACCCATGTGCGCGCCATCGCGGCGAAGTATATCCTGCCGGGCGAGACGGCGGAGGGCGCGTGCATGTTCCTGCCCTCCGAGGCGATCCATGCCGAGCTGCACGCGAACCACGCGGAGGTCGTGCGCGAGGCGTTCGGCCTGCGCGTCTGGATCGTGTCGCCGACGACGACGATGGCGACGCTGAACACGCTGCGGGCGATCCTCAAGGACCACCGGATGCGCGAACAGGCGGGCGCGATCCGGGCCGCGCTGGCCGCGCTGCACCGGGACGTCGAGCTGATCGTCGAGCGGGCGGGCAAGCTGGAGACGCATTTCGACCAGGCGCGCCGCGACGTTGAGGGGATCACCACCGCCGCCGAGCGGGCGGGCAAGCGGGCCGACCGGCTCGATGCGTTCGACTTCGCCGAGGAGCCGGCCCCCGCGCCGCCCCGGCTGGCCCCGGTGATCCGGCGTGGATAG
- the purH gene encoding bifunctional phosphoribosylaminoimidazolecarboxamide formyltransferase/IMP cyclohydrolase, which yields MTDAVPVKRALISVSDKAGLTDLGTALAARGVELVSTGGSAQALRDAGLAVRDVSELTGFPEMMDGRVKTLHPAVHGGLLALRDQPSHVDAMATHGIAPTDLLVVNLYPFEATVARGADAPEVIENIDIGGPAMIRAAAKNHGFTTVIVDPEDYAPLLEELNANDGATTLPFRQRQAAIAYGRTAAYDAAVATWMARFEEVPRRVAAAGVLAQPLRYGENPHQGAAFYTDGSARPGVATATQHQGKALSYNNINDTDAAVELVAEFDGPAVAIIKHANPCGVATGATLAEAYAHAFDCDRTSAFGGIVALNGPLDEATARAIVEIFTEVVIAPEADDAAKAVFAAKPNLRLLTTGTLPDPRAARRALRQVAGGWLAQDHDAGHVSAADLKVVTKLAPTEAQMRDLMFAWRVAKHVKSNAIVYAKDGATVGIGAGQMSRLDSSRIAARKAVDVGEVLGLDGSAAVGSVVASDAFFPFADGLLAAAEAGATAVIQPGGSMRDDAVIAAADEAGLAMVLTGMRHFRH from the coding sequence ATGACCGACGCCGTGCCCGTGAAACGCGCCCTGATCTCCGTATCCGACAAGGCGGGGTTGACCGATCTCGGCACGGCGCTGGCCGCGCGGGGGGTCGAGCTGGTCTCGACCGGTGGGTCGGCGCAGGCCTTGCGCGACGCGGGGCTCGCGGTGCGCGACGTGTCCGAACTGACGGGCTTTCCCGAGATGATGGACGGGCGCGTCAAGACGCTGCACCCGGCGGTGCATGGCGGCCTTCTGGCGCTGCGGGACCAGCCGTCGCATGTGGACGCGATGGCGACGCACGGGATCGCGCCGACCGACCTGCTGGTCGTGAACCTCTACCCGTTCGAGGCGACGGTGGCGCGGGGCGCGGACGCGCCCGAGGTGATCGAGAACATCGACATCGGCGGCCCGGCGATGATCCGGGCGGCGGCCAAGAACCACGGCTTCACCACGGTGATCGTCGACCCCGAGGACTACGCTCCGCTTCTGGAGGAGCTGAATGCCAATGACGGTGCCACCACCCTGCCCTTCCGGCAGCGGCAGGCGGCGATCGCCTATGGCCGGACAGCCGCCTATGACGCGGCGGTGGCGACCTGGATGGCGCGCTTCGAAGAGGTGCCGCGGCGCGTCGCGGCGGCGGGGGTGCTGGCCCAGCCCCTGCGCTACGGCGAGAACCCGCACCAGGGCGCGGCCTTCTACACCGATGGCAGCGCGCGGCCCGGCGTGGCGACGGCGACGCAGCACCAGGGCAAGGCGCTGAGCTACAACAACATCAACGACACGGATGCCGCGGTCGAGCTGGTGGCCGAGTTCGACGGCCCGGCGGTCGCGATCATCAAGCATGCGAACCCGTGCGGCGTGGCGACGGGCGCCACGCTCGCCGAAGCGTACGCGCACGCCTTCGACTGCGACCGGACGAGTGCCTTCGGGGGCATCGTCGCGCTGAACGGCCCGCTGGACGAGGCGACGGCGCGCGCCATCGTCGAGATCTTCACCGAGGTCGTGATCGCGCCCGAGGCCGACGATGCAGCGAAAGCGGTCTTCGCGGCCAAGCCGAACCTGCGGCTTCTGACGACGGGCACGCTGCCCGATCCGCGCGCCGCGCGGCGGGCGCTCCGGCAGGTGGCGGGCGGCTGGCTGGCACAGGACCACGATGCGGGGCACGTCTCGGCGGCGGATCTGAAAGTGGTCACGAAGCTGGCCCCGACCGAGGCCCAGATGCGCGACCTGATGTTCGCATGGCGCGTGGCCAAGCACGTCAAATCCAACGCCATCGTCTATGCGAAGGATGGCGCGACGGTGGGCATCGGCGCGGGCCAGATGAGCCGGCTGGACAGCTCGCGCATCGCGGCCCGGAAGGCCGTGGACGTGGGCGAGGTGCTGGGGCTGGACGGATCGGCCGCCGTGGGCTCGGTCGTCGCGTCCGACGCGTTCTTCCCCTTCGCCGATGGCCTTCTGGCGGCGGCCGAGGCGGGGGCGACGGCGGTGATCCAGCCCGGCGGGTCGATGCGGGACGACGCCGTGATCGCGGCGGCCGACGAGGCCGGTCTGGCGATGGTGCTGACCGGCATGCGGCATTTCCGTCACTGA
- the mutL gene encoding DNA mismatch repair endonuclease MutL, with amino-acid sequence MGATDRNMILPRIRQLDEGAVNRIAAGEVVERPASAVKELVENALDAQATRISVEIADGGRTLIRVTDDGHGIAAADLPLALSRHATSKIDGTDLLDIRSFGFRGEALPSLGAVGRLTITTRAAGAAEAASIRVSGGRIDPVRPAALRGGTVVELRDLFHATPARLKFLKSERAETMAVTDAIRRLAMAEPGVAFRLRDVSDGGDRVLFRADASDRAGRLATILGRDFPENAMVLDALREGFSLTGLAALPTYSRGNAVHQYLFVNGRPVRDRMLTGALRGAYMDVLAKDRHAVAALFVTCDPVLVDVNVHPAKTEVRFRDAGLVRGLIVSGLRHALAENGHRASTTVAGAALGAMTPERPAAPIYQMDRPSAGARSTAYAAQMPGLAEAPAARIEPEVEAEGPLGAARAHLHENWIVAQTATGMVLVDAHAAHERLVYERLKRQMDESGIRAQALLIPEVIEVGAAAAERLLALDLGRLGLAVEAFGPGTVAVRETPAILGTCSAEALIRDILDEIEGDDEADPLSLRARLDAILSRMACHGSVRTGRRLSGPEMNALLREMEATPNSGQCNHGRPTYVELKLSDIERLFGRT; translated from the coding sequence ATGGGCGCCACCGACCGCAATATGATCCTACCGCGCATCCGTCAGTTGGACGAGGGCGCCGTGAACCGCATCGCAGCCGGCGAAGTGGTGGAGCGACCCGCAAGCGCCGTGAAGGAGCTGGTGGAGAACGCGCTCGACGCGCAGGCGACGCGGATTTCGGTCGAGATCGCGGACGGGGGCCGGACGCTGATCCGGGTGACCGATGACGGCCACGGGATCGCCGCCGCCGACCTGCCGCTGGCACTCTCGCGGCATGCGACCTCCAAGATCGACGGGACGGACCTTCTGGATATCCGGTCCTTCGGCTTCCGGGGCGAGGCGCTTCCGTCGCTGGGGGCCGTCGGGCGACTAACGATCACCACGCGCGCGGCGGGCGCGGCCGAGGCGGCATCGATCCGCGTCTCGGGCGGCCGGATCGACCCCGTGCGCCCGGCGGCGCTGCGGGGCGGCACGGTGGTCGAGCTGCGCGACCTCTTCCACGCCACGCCCGCGCGGCTGAAATTCCTCAAATCCGAGCGCGCCGAGACGATGGCCGTGACGGACGCGATCCGGCGGCTGGCCATGGCCGAGCCGGGCGTCGCCTTCCGCTTGCGCGACGTGTCCGACGGCGGCGACAGGGTGCTGTTCCGGGCGGATGCCTCCGACCGCGCGGGACGACTCGCGACGATCCTCGGGCGCGACTTCCCCGAGAACGCGATGGTGCTCGACGCGCTCCGCGAAGGCTTCTCGCTGACCGGATTGGCGGCGCTGCCGACCTATTCGCGCGGCAACGCGGTGCACCAATACCTCTTCGTCAACGGCCGCCCCGTGCGGGACCGGATGCTGACCGGCGCACTGCGCGGGGCTTACATGGACGTGCTGGCGAAGGACCGCCACGCGGTCGCGGCGCTGTTCGTGACCTGCGATCCGGTTCTGGTCGACGTGAACGTCCACCCCGCCAAGACCGAGGTCCGGTTCCGCGACGCGGGGCTGGTGCGCGGACTGATCGTTTCGGGGCTGCGGCACGCGTTGGCCGAGAACGGGCACCGGGCCTCGACCACGGTGGCGGGGGCGGCGCTCGGCGCGATGACGCCCGAACGTCCCGCCGCGCCGATCTACCAGATGGACCGGCCCTCGGCGGGCGCACGAAGCACGGCCTATGCCGCGCAGATGCCGGGTCTGGCCGAAGCGCCCGCCGCCCGGATCGAGCCGGAGGTCGAGGCCGAGGGACCGCTCGGGGCAGCGCGCGCGCATCTGCACGAGAACTGGATCGTGGCGCAGACGGCGACGGGCATGGTGCTGGTCGACGCCCATGCCGCCCATGAGCGGCTAGTCTACGAGCGTTTGAAGCGGCAGATGGACGAGAGCGGTATCCGCGCCCAGGCGCTGCTGATCCCCGAGGTGATCGAGGTCGGCGCGGCGGCGGCCGAGCGGCTTCTGGCGCTGGATCTCGGGCGGCTGGGCCTTGCGGTCGAGGCGTTCGGGCCGGGCACCGTCGCGGTGCGCGAAACCCCCGCGATCCTCGGGACCTGCTCGGCCGAAGCGCTGATCCGCGACATCCTCGACGAGATCGAGGGCGACGACGAGGCCGACCCGCTGTCGCTGCGCGCGCGGCTCGACGCGATCCTCAGTCGGATGGCCTGCCACGGCTCCGTGCGTACGGGCCGCCGGCTCTCGGGGCCGGAGATGAACGCGCTCCTGCGCGAGATGGAGGCGACGCCCAATTCGGGACAGTGCAACCATGGGCGGCCCACCTATGTCGAACTGAAGCTGTCGGATATCGAGCGGCTGTTCGGGCGGACATGA
- a CDS encoding pitrilysin family protein: MIPIRAWAIAAMAALPLPALAAVEIQEVTSPGGIEAWLVEEHSIPFIALELQFEGGAALDRPGKRGAVNLMTGLLEEGAAERDARAFAEATEDLAARFGFDAGQDSVSISAEFLTETTPDAIALLRDALISPRFDDAAVERVRDQVLAVLAQDASDPDAIASSTFQALSFPDHPYGSVIDGTVETVSALTADDLRDAHADALTRDRVRVGVTGDITAAELGPLLDKLLGDLPATGGGVVADADKVLEGGITVVDFPSPQSVVFFGHEGIDFDDPDYFPAYILNHILGGAGFESRLMAEVREKRGLTYGIGTFLAPRDHAAQWMGQFSSSNDKTAEAVRLVREEWARLASEGVSAAELERAKTYLTGAYPLRFDGNSRIAGILVGMQSLGLGVDYIPGRNDRIMAVTSEDIARVAARLLRPDDLHFVVVGQPDDLTTEGF, encoded by the coding sequence ATGATCCCGATCCGCGCCTGGGCCATCGCTGCGATGGCCGCCCTTCCCCTGCCCGCGCTGGCAGCGGTCGAGATCCAAGAGGTGACGTCGCCCGGCGGCATCGAGGCCTGGCTGGTGGAGGAGCATTCCATTCCCTTCATCGCGCTCGAGCTGCAATTCGAGGGCGGGGCCGCGCTGGACCGACCCGGCAAGCGGGGTGCGGTCAACCTGATGACCGGGCTGTTGGAGGAAGGGGCGGCGGAACGCGATGCCCGCGCCTTCGCCGAGGCGACCGAGGATCTGGCCGCGCGGTTCGGCTTCGATGCCGGGCAGGACAGCGTCTCGATCTCGGCCGAGTTCCTGACGGAGACGACGCCCGACGCCATCGCGCTTCTGCGCGACGCGCTGATCTCGCCGCGCTTCGACGATGCCGCGGTCGAGCGGGTCCGCGACCAGGTGCTGGCCGTGCTGGCACAGGACGCGAGCGACCCGGATGCGATCGCGTCCAGCACCTTCCAGGCGCTGTCCTTTCCCGACCATCCCTACGGTTCGGTCATCGACGGCACGGTCGAGACGGTCTCGGCGCTGACCGCCGACGACCTGCGTGACGCCCATGCGGATGCGCTGACCCGCGACCGGGTGCGCGTCGGCGTGACCGGCGACATCACCGCCGCGGAGCTGGGCCCGCTTCTGGACAAGCTGTTGGGCGATCTGCCCGCGACGGGCGGCGGCGTGGTCGCCGATGCCGACAAGGTCCTCGAGGGCGGCATCACGGTCGTGGATTTCCCCAGCCCGCAATCGGTCGTCTTCTTCGGACATGAGGGCATCGATTTCGACGATCCGGACTACTTCCCGGCCTATATCCTCAACCATATCCTCGGCGGCGCGGGGTTCGAGTCGCGCCTGATGGCGGAGGTCCGCGAGAAGCGGGGCCTGACCTACGGGATCGGAACCTTCCTCGCGCCCCGCGACCACGCCGCGCAGTGGATGGGCCAGTTCTCGTCGTCGAACGACAAGACCGCCGAGGCCGTGCGCCTCGTGCGCGAGGAATGGGCGCGGCTCGCATCCGAAGGCGTCAGCGCCGCCGAGCTGGAGCGGGCGAAAACCTACCTGACCGGTGCCTACCCGCTGCGCTTCGACGGCAATTCGCGGATCGCGGGCATCCTCGTGGGAATGCAATCGCTGGGCCTCGGGGTGGATTACATCCCCGGCCGCAACGACCGCATCATGGCCGTCACCTCCGAGGATATCGCACGGGTCGCGGCCCGGCTGTTGCGGCCCGACGACCTGCATTTCGTGGTCGTGGGCCAGCCCGACGACCTGACCACCGAAGGCTTTTAG
- the lspA gene encoding signal peptidase II: MRALWISAALAFAVDQLSKLIVVFGMDLRQIGIIEVLPPFLTLRMGWNEGINFGLLSGAGARWVLVAIAVGVSLLLIRWARGFVRPMAFVSAGLVIGGALANALDRVIYGAVADFLNMSCCGLNNPYAFNLADVFIFAGAFGLIVWGDDRTKGAKAP; this comes from the coding sequence ATGCGCGCGCTCTGGATCTCCGCCGCGCTGGCCTTCGCCGTCGACCAGCTCTCGAAGCTGATCGTCGTCTTCGGGATGGACCTGCGCCAGATCGGCATCATCGAGGTGCTGCCCCCGTTCCTGACACTCCGCATGGGCTGGAACGAGGGGATCAATTTCGGCCTTCTGAGCGGGGCGGGCGCACGCTGGGTCCTCGTCGCCATCGCGGTCGGGGTGTCGCTCCTGCTGATCCGCTGGGCGCGGGGGTTCGTCCGGCCGATGGCCTTCGTCTCGGCGGGTCTCGTGATCGGCGGGGCGCTGGCGAACGCGCTGGACCGTGTCATTTACGGCGCGGTGGCGGATTTCCTGAACATGTCCTGCTGCGGCCTCAACAACCCCTATGCGTTCAATCTGGCCGACGTCTTCATCTTCGCGGGCGCTTTCGGGCTGATCGTCTGGGGCGATGACCGGACCAAAGGCGCCAAAGCCCCGTGA
- a CDS encoding DUF3035 domain-containing protein, with product MIGRMGMAALLVLTVAACERDNPTLFNLRKADRTPDEFSILPSRPLEQPENFAALPPPTPGGSNRTDRAPEAEAIAALGGNAAAGAGADGALVAAVSRYGLQQGIRGQLAAEDLEYRRKNDGRLLERVFNVNVYYKAYRPLSLDQYAELARLRRAGVRTVAAPPDPATVD from the coding sequence ATGATCGGACGGATGGGAATGGCGGCGCTTCTGGTGCTGACCGTCGCGGCCTGCGAGCGCGACAACCCGACGCTGTTCAACCTGCGCAAGGCCGACCGGACGCCGGACGAGTTCTCGATCCTGCCGTCGCGCCCGCTGGAACAGCCCGAGAATTTCGCCGCCCTTCCGCCGCCCACGCCCGGTGGGTCGAACCGCACCGATCGCGCCCCCGAGGCCGAGGCCATAGCGGCCCTGGGCGGCAACGCGGCCGCGGGCGCGGGCGCCGATGGCGCGCTGGTCGCGGCGGTGTCGCGCTACGGCCTGCAACAGGGCATTCGCGGCCAGCTTGCCGCCGAGGACCTCGAATATCGCCGCAAGAACGATGGTCGCCTGCTCGAGCGGGTGTTCAACGTGAACGTCTACTACAAGGCGTATCGCCCGCTCTCGCTCGACCAGTATGCCGAGCTGGCGCGCCTGCGCCGCGCGGGCGTGCGCACGGTCGCGGCGCCGCCCGATCCCGCGACGGTCGACTGA
- a CDS encoding pitrilysin family protein produces MRLPLLAAATLAAAPVLAQPSLDDTVTTFTLPNGLDAVVIEDHRAPVVVHMVWYDVGAADEPPGKSGIAHFLEHLMFKGTDELEPGEFSRVVAAQGGTDNAFTGKDYTGYFQRVAADRLGLMMEMEADRMRDLVLDDEDMLTELDVVLEERAQRTDSNPGAIFGEMRNAVQYLNHPYRVPIIGWPQEVSALDLQDALDFYGEFYAPNNATLIVAGDVDPDEVRALAEEHYGALEPTPGLGERVRPAEPPQLSPRRLSYADTRVSNPYVIRTYLAPERDAGDQDDAAALTILAQLLGGSSATSIMGRTLEQEEGVALYTSAFYSGTSYDDTTFGLVVIPTPDRTLEQAEADMDRMIASLLEDGVDPVQLDRIKASARASEIYSRDSLEGRAREYGVALTSGLTVEDVAAWPDALTAVTEADVLRVARDVLVPETSVTGWLTRPETEDEVTQ; encoded by the coding sequence TTGAGACTGCCCCTTCTCGCCGCCGCCACGCTGGCCGCAGCGCCCGTTCTGGCCCAGCCCAGCCTCGACGACACGGTCACGACCTTCACCCTGCCCAACGGCCTCGACGCGGTCGTGATCGAGGATCACCGCGCGCCCGTCGTGGTCCACATGGTCTGGTACGATGTCGGCGCCGCCGACGAGCCGCCGGGCAAATCCGGCATCGCGCATTTTCTCGAACATCTGATGTTCAAGGGCACCGACGAGCTGGAGCCGGGCGAGTTCAGCCGGGTCGTGGCCGCACAGGGCGGGACCGACAACGCGTTTACGGGCAAGGATTACACCGGCTATTTCCAGCGCGTCGCCGCCGACCGGCTGGGCCTGATGATGGAGATGGAAGCCGACCGGATGCGCGACCTCGTGCTCGACGACGAGGACATGCTGACGGAGCTCGACGTGGTGCTGGAGGAGCGGGCGCAGCGCACCGACAGCAATCCCGGCGCGATCTTCGGCGAGATGCGCAACGCCGTGCAGTATCTCAACCACCCCTACCGCGTGCCGATCATCGGCTGGCCGCAGGAGGTGTCGGCGCTCGACCTGCAGGACGCGCTGGACTTCTACGGCGAGTTCTACGCCCCCAACAACGCCACGCTGATCGTCGCGGGCGATGTCGATCCCGACGAAGTCCGCGCGCTGGCCGAGGAACATTACGGCGCGCTGGAACCCACGCCCGGCCTCGGCGAGCGCGTCCGCCCGGCCGAGCCGCCGCAACTTTCGCCGCGACGCCTGAGCTATGCAGACACGCGGGTGTCCAATCCTTACGTCATCCGCACATACCTCGCACCGGAACGCGACGCGGGCGACCAGGACGACGCCGCTGCGTTGACGATCCTCGCGCAGCTTTTGGGCGGGTCGTCGGCGACCTCGATCATGGGCCGGACGCTGGAGCAGGAGGAGGGCGTGGCGCTTTATACGTCGGCCTTCTACTCGGGCACCTCCTATGACGACACGACCTTCGGCCTCGTGGTGATCCCCACGCCGGACCGCACGCTGGAGCAGGCCGAGGCCGATATGGATCGCATGATCGCGTCGCTGCTCGAAGACGGGGTGGACCCGGTCCAGCTCGACCGGATCAAGGCGTCGGCCCGCGCCTCCGAGATCTACAGCCGCGACAGCCTGGAGGGCCGGGCGCGCGAATATGGCGTCGCACTGACCTCCGGCCTGACGGTCGAGGATGTCGCCGCATGGCCCGACGCGCTGACCGCGGTGACCGAGGCCGACGTGCTGCGCGTCGCGCGCGACGTTCTGGTGCCGGAGACCAGCGTGACGGGCTGGCTGACCCGCCCCGAGACCGAAGACGAGGTGACCCAATGA
- a CDS encoding heparinase II/III family protein → MAGGVSSRAKAPATGATEVGNEAMGRAGTLRDRWNTRWRVARSAPPKGTRSLVWQPEPRGTGSAQRGRHILNGTWHLAGQLVQAPGASPWTLEAPSDPFEMMLHGQSWLDDVMAVGTGDAVAAARGWILEWARRNGRGTGRGWAPALTGRRVLRWISHAPILLQGMPAPDQAAFFETAYRQTVYLSRNWTQAPAGLPRMEALTGLLYAGLTLEGLGDLGQRAAADLTEAMAEDVGDDGGIASRNPEALLEVATLLGWAIAALSEIGEVPEGLRQAQARIVPTLRALRHADGGLARFHGGGRGLPGRLDRVLVDSGIRGRMDSGLAMGFVALAHGPSSVVVDAAAPPTGIASGSAHASTLAFELSSGACPVIVNCGPGGAFGPDWHRAGRATASHSTLSLSGWSSSRIGPLLARDGRRIAPLVQTPARVQWQRSGSRRATTVVLSHDGYAPSHGLTHLRRLVLASDGRTLSGEDSLRAVSAADKERFEDAQTEAKLQGVPFEIRFHLHPDAEAEVDMGGRAVSVALPSGEVWVFQPGRDLVPTLEPSVHLEGTRLKPRAAQQVVLSDRVVKYAATIDWTWTRAQEATDLPPSPAESRG, encoded by the coding sequence ATGGCGGGCGGCGTATCGTCGCGCGCGAAGGCCCCGGCGACAGGGGCCACCGAGGTCGGGAACGAAGCGATGGGACGGGCAGGCACCCTCCGCGACAGATGGAACACGCGCTGGCGCGTGGCGCGATCCGCGCCCCCGAAGGGCACCCGGTCGCTGGTCTGGCAGCCCGAGCCGCGCGGCACCGGGTCGGCGCAGCGCGGGCGGCACATCCTGAACGGAACGTGGCATCTGGCCGGGCAGCTCGTGCAGGCGCCGGGGGCGTCGCCCTGGACGCTGGAGGCGCCGTCCGACCCGTTCGAGATGATGCTGCACGGGCAAAGCTGGCTCGACGATGTGATGGCCGTCGGCACGGGCGACGCGGTTGCGGCGGCGCGCGGCTGGATCCTCGAATGGGCGCGCCGGAACGGGCGTGGCACGGGCCGGGGCTGGGCCCCCGCGCTGACCGGGCGACGGGTGCTGCGCTGGATCAGCCACGCGCCGATCCTCCTGCAGGGGATGCCCGCGCCCGATCAGGCGGCGTTCTTCGAGACGGCCTATCGCCAGACGGTCTACCTGTCGCGAAACTGGACGCAGGCACCCGCGGGCCTGCCGCGGATGGAGGCGCTGACGGGGCTCCTCTATGCCGGGCTGACGCTGGAAGGCCTGGGCGATCTTGGGCAACGGGCCGCGGCCGACCTGACAGAAGCGATGGCCGAGGATGTCGGCGACGATGGCGGCATCGCCAGCCGCAACCCGGAGGCGCTTCTGGAGGTGGCGACGCTTCTGGGCTGGGCAATCGCGGCCCTGTCGGAGATCGGCGAGGTGCCCGAGGGGCTGCGGCAGGCGCAGGCGCGGATCGTCCCGACGCTGCGCGCGCTCCGGCATGCGGATGGCGGGCTCGCGCGGTTTCACGGGGGCGGGCGGGGTCTGCCGGGGCGGTTGGACCGCGTCCTCGTCGACAGCGGGATCCGGGGGCGCATGGATAGTGGGCTCGCGATGGGCTTCGTCGCGTTGGCGCATGGGCCCAGCTCGGTCGTGGTCGATGCCGCCGCCCCGCCGACGGGGATCGCGTCGGGCTCGGCACATGCCTCGACGCTCGCCTTCGAGCTGAGTTCGGGGGCTTGCCCGGTGATCGTCAATTGCGGGCCCGGCGGCGCGTTCGGGCCGGACTGGCACCGCGCCGGCCGCGCCACGGCGAGCCATTCGACCCTCTCGCTCAGCGGCTGGTCCTCGAGCCGGATCGGGCCGCTTCTGGCCCGCGACGGACGCCGGATCGCACCGCTCGTGCAGACGCCCGCGCGGGTGCAATGGCAGAGAAGCGGGTCGCGCCGGGCGACGACCGTTGTGCTGAGCCATGACGGTTACGCGCCGTCCCACGGGCTGACCCATCTGCGGCGGCTGGTGCTGGCCTCGGACGGGCGGACGCTGTCGGGCGAGGATTCGCTGCGCGCCGTCAGCGCCGCGGACAAGGAGCGGTTCGAGGACGCGCAGACCGAGGCCAAGTTGCAGGGCGTGCCCTTCGAGATCCGGTTCCACCTGCATCCCGATGCCGAGGCCGAGGTGGATATGGGCGGGCGGGCCGTGTCGGTCGCCCTGCCCTCGGGCGAGGTCTGGGTGTTCCAGCCGGGCCGCGACCTCGTGCCGACGCTGGAGCCGTCGGTCCATCTGGAGGGCACCCGGCTGAAGCCGCGCGCCGCGCAACAGGTGGTTCTCTCCGACCGCGTGGTGAAGTATGCGGCCACCATCGACTGGACCTGGACACGGGCACAGGAGGCGACGGACCTGCCGCCGTCGCCTGCCGAGAGCCGGGGCTGA